A genomic window from Dechloromonas sp. A34 includes:
- a CDS encoding EI24 domain-containing protein, translated as MGDVMLALMRTFGSLRNGRVWLYVLTPALFSLLLTIALAVWALGAVVQQLMGYPPMTWLAGWGLLWLATILAYLGGWMAIFAVAYLCASLLAAIVIMPLMLKHLSAGEYRDVVPMGKDSFVAAALNSLLASLIFIIAWLLTVPLWLIPGFSLLIPLLLMGWLNRRTFAYDALSMHATAEEWRGIRQGNKTPLFMLGLTMALFAHIPLLGLLVPALAALSFVHYGLEALRRSRGGAIVTIEGERI; from the coding sequence ATGGGTGACGTGATGCTGGCGCTGATGCGCACTTTCGGCAGCCTGAGGAACGGCCGGGTCTGGCTCTACGTGCTGACCCCGGCCCTGTTTTCGCTGCTGCTGACCATAGCTCTGGCGGTCTGGGCGCTGGGTGCGGTCGTTCAACAATTGATGGGCTATCCGCCGATGACCTGGCTGGCCGGCTGGGGTCTGCTCTGGCTGGCGACGATCCTGGCCTACCTCGGCGGCTGGATGGCAATTTTCGCGGTTGCCTACCTGTGCGCCTCGCTGCTGGCCGCCATCGTCATCATGCCGCTGATGCTCAAGCACCTGTCGGCCGGCGAGTATCGCGATGTGGTGCCGATGGGTAAGGATAGCTTCGTCGCGGCGGCGCTCAACAGCTTGCTGGCCTCGCTCATCTTCATCATCGCCTGGCTGCTGACCGTTCCCTTGTGGCTGATTCCCGGCTTCTCGCTGCTGATTCCGCTGCTGCTCATGGGCTGGCTGAACCGCCGGACCTTCGCCTACGATGCGCTGTCGATGCATGCCACGGCCGAGGAATGGCGCGGCATCCGGCAGGGCAACAAGACGCCGCTGTTCATGCTCGGCCTGACCATGGCGCTGTTCGCCCACATCCCGCTGCTCGGCCTGCTGGTGCCGGCGCTGGCGGCGCTATCATTCGTTCATTACGGGCTCGAAGCCCTGCGCCGCTCGCGCGGCGGCGCCATCGTCACCATCGAGGGGGAACGCATATGA
- a CDS encoding competence/damage-inducible protein A produces the protein MSRSFGAIIIGDEILSGKRQDKHFAKIAELLGARGLRLSWVEYLGDDRERLAVTFKRTMAAGDVVFSCGGIGNTPDDHTRQAVAAALGVGLELHPEGYEELKVRFAGEEITDQRRQLVTFPAGAQIVPNPFNRIPGFMANEHYFVPGFPQMAHPMIEWALDTFYRELFKPVDGVVEKAFLLTGPTAYESALLDLMERIVKDYPTLRLFSLPSLVGKERKHLELGVEGAPVLVDEAMAEIRNEVERRGIAWTWRP, from the coding sequence ATGAGCCGAAGCTTTGGCGCCATCATCATCGGCGACGAGATACTGTCCGGCAAACGCCAGGACAAGCACTTCGCGAAGATTGCCGAACTGCTCGGCGCCCGTGGCTTGCGCCTTTCCTGGGTCGAATATCTGGGCGACGATCGCGAACGCCTGGCCGTCACTTTCAAACGTACGATGGCCGCCGGTGATGTCGTCTTCTCCTGCGGCGGCATCGGCAACACCCCGGACGACCATACCCGGCAGGCGGTGGCTGCTGCCCTCGGTGTCGGATTGGAACTGCATCCCGAAGGCTATGAGGAACTGAAGGTGCGTTTCGCAGGCGAGGAAATCACCGACCAGCGCCGGCAACTGGTCACCTTCCCGGCCGGCGCTCAAATCGTGCCCAACCCGTTCAACCGGATACCGGGCTTCATGGCCAACGAGCATTACTTCGTGCCAGGCTTTCCACAAATGGCGCACCCGATGATCGAATGGGCGCTCGATACCTTCTATCGCGAGCTATTCAAACCGGTCGACGGCGTGGTCGAAAAGGCCTTTCTGCTGACCGGTCCGACAGCCTACGAAAGTGCCTTGCTCGACCTCATGGAGCGCATCGTCAAGGATTACCCGACACTGCGTCTGTTCTCGCTGCCCTCGTTGGTCGGCAAGGAGCGCAAGCATCTGGAGTTGGGCGTCGAGGGGGCGCCGGTCTTGGTCGACGAGGCGATGGCGGAGATTCGGAACGAGGTCGAGCGGCGCGGCATTGCCTGGACCTGGCGACCCTGA
- a CDS encoding phasin family protein, translating to MSNSNIEQLTAAQKANAEVMMALLRTAFNGVERLTALNMAASREFFNNTVASTQQLLSAKDVNEVAKLNSELAKPGVEKIVDYSRSVYDLVAEMQKEITSVMEAQYSSFTKNAQSAVNKAKASAPVGGDVFAATMQSMLGASTKAFDQMNSMAKQLSDIAEANMQAATKVAAPAKSATAAAAKKASK from the coding sequence ATGAGCAACTCGAATATCGAACAACTGACCGCCGCCCAAAAAGCCAATGCCGAAGTGATGATGGCCCTGCTGCGCACCGCCTTCAACGGCGTCGAGCGCCTAACAGCCCTCAACATGGCCGCCTCCCGCGAGTTTTTCAACAACACGGTGGCCAGCACCCAGCAACTGTTGTCGGCCAAGGACGTCAACGAAGTCGCCAAGCTGAACAGCGAACTGGCCAAACCGGGCGTTGAGAAGATCGTTGACTACTCGCGCAGCGTCTACGATCTGGTCGCCGAAATGCAGAAGGAAATCACCTCGGTGATGGAAGCGCAGTACAGCAGCTTCACCAAGAATGCCCAAAGCGCCGTCAACAAGGCCAAGGCCTCTGCGCCGGTCGGTGGCGACGTCTTCGCCGCCACGATGCAGTCCATGCTCGGCGCCTCGACCAAGGCTTTCGACCAGATGAATTCGATGGCCAAGCAGCTGTCCGACATCGCCGAAGCCAACATGCAGGCCGCGACCAAGGTTGCCGCCCCGGCCAAGAGCGCAACCGCCGCTGCCGCCAAGAAGGCCAGCAAATAA